A genomic window from Bos javanicus breed banteng chromosome 13, ARS-OSU_banteng_1.0, whole genome shotgun sequence includes:
- the LOC133259299 gene encoding transmembrane protein 59-like, translated as MALPKGSLWLRAQLGIPPLLLLAMALARGSGTASAEAFDSVLGDTGSCHRACQLMYPLHTYPKEEELYACQRGCRLFSICQFVDDGIDLNRTKLECESACTEAYSQSDEQYACHLGCQNQLPYAELRQEQLMSLMSKMHLLFPLTLVRSFWSDMVDSAQSFITSSWTFYLQADDGKIVIFQSKPEIQYAPQLEQEPTKLKDSSLSKMSSDLQMRSSQAHRNYLEDGESDGFLRCLSLNSGWILTMTLVLSVMVLLWICCATVATAVEQYVPSEKLSIYGDLEFMNEQKLNRYPASSLVVVRSKAEDHEEAGPLPAKVNLAHSEI; from the coding sequence ATGGCGCTGCCGAAGGGGAGCCTATGGCTCAGGGCCCAACTGGGGATCCCGCCGCTACTGCTGCTGGCCATGGCCCTGGCCAGAGGCTCGGGAACTGCTTCGGCTGAAGCGTTTGACTCGGTCTTGGGTGATACGGGGTCTTGTCACCGGGCCTGTCAGTTGATGTATCCCTTGCACACCTACCCCAAGGAAGAGGAGTTATACGCATGTCAGAGAGGTTGCAGGCTGTTTTCAATTTGTCAGTTTGTGGATGATGGAATTGATTTAAATCGGACCAAATTGGAATGTGAATCTGCATGTACAGAAGCATATTCCCAATCTGATGAGCAATATGCTTGCCATCTTGGTTGCCAGAATCAGCTGCCATACGCAGAATTGAGACAAGAACAACTCATGTCCCTGATGTCAAAAATGCATCTACTCTTCCCTCTAACTCTGGTAAGATCATTCTGGAGTGATATGGTGGACTCTGCACAGAGCTTCATAACCTCTTCGTGGACTTTTTATCTTCAAGCTGATGATGGAAAAATAGTTATATTCCAGTCTAAGCCAGAAATCCAGTATGCACCACAGTTGGAGCAGGAGCCTACAAAATTGAAAGACTCATCACTAAGCAAAATGTCCTCAGATCTGCAAATGAGAAGTTCACAAGCACATAGAAACTAtcttgaagatggagaaagtgaTGGCTTTTTAAGATGCCTGTCTCTTAACTCTGGGTGGATTTTAACCATGACTCTTGTCCTCTCTGTGATGGTGTTGCTCTGGATTTGCTGTGCAACTGTTGCTACAGCTGTGGAGCAGTATGTTCCCTCTGAGAAGCTGAGTATCTATGGTGACTTGGAATTTATGAATGAACAAAAGCTAAACAGATATCCAGCTTCTTCTCTTGTGGTTGTTAGATCTAAAGCTGAAGATCATGAAGAAGCAGGGCCTCTACCTGCAAAAGTGAATCTTGCTCATTCAGAAAtttaa